The Vibrio tubiashii genome includes a window with the following:
- a CDS encoding peptide ABC transporter substrate-binding protein — MKAKKLIALSTIAAALLTSNAIAKPFPAGTQLADKQEIVLNNGAEVTSIDPAKQAAEPAFNLGRDLFEGLTIQDKQGKTIPGIAESWQANDNNTVYTFKLRESKWSNGEPLTAHDFVYSWKRLIDPETASPYAWFAAIPGIKNSNKIMKGEASADTLGVRAVDDYTFEVTLEKPVPFFIKLLSHPVLAPVHQATVEKHGNAWTQPENIVTNGAFTVSSWKVNEKMVMAKNAHYWDADNVVLEKITWLPIGDANVALNRYLAGEIDQALSIPAAQKNKLLKKYPEQVADTSASLGSTFYYLNTQKGPTKDLRVRQALSFAIDRNIITKAIAKNGGIPMYTLVPPQTDGFKTHTPTFATWDQAKRDSQAKALLADAGYNKINPLKLTFTVPTFSKDVKMATAMAGMWKSKLGAQIEIKQLEPKVFYALKDPGNISRGGWTADYNEASTWLDIFVSTGEYNDSKYNNPEYDRLMAESKSLSDPSAEYIAAEKLLIEDMAIIPMYRNGNDQYLIKEYVGGFERTNPESSYYRKNVYVKAH; from the coding sequence ATGAAAGCCAAAAAATTGATCGCACTGAGTACCATCGCTGCTGCGCTATTGACTAGCAACGCGATAGCTAAACCCTTTCCTGCTGGGACACAGCTCGCAGATAAACAAGAGATAGTGTTAAACAACGGGGCAGAAGTCACCTCTATTGACCCTGCAAAACAAGCGGCAGAGCCTGCATTTAACCTAGGGCGTGACCTGTTTGAAGGCCTTACAATCCAAGATAAACAAGGAAAAACTATTCCAGGTATCGCAGAGAGTTGGCAGGCTAATGATAACAATACTGTCTATACCTTTAAGCTGCGTGAGTCTAAATGGTCCAATGGCGAGCCTTTGACTGCACACGATTTCGTTTATAGCTGGAAGCGCTTAATCGATCCGGAGACCGCTTCTCCATACGCATGGTTCGCTGCGATTCCGGGCATTAAAAACTCAAACAAGATTATGAAGGGTGAAGCATCGGCAGATACCTTAGGTGTGCGTGCCGTTGACGACTATACCTTTGAGGTAACGCTAGAAAAGCCTGTTCCTTTTTTCATCAAACTGCTTAGCCACCCTGTACTCGCACCTGTTCATCAGGCAACGGTAGAAAAGCATGGCAACGCTTGGACACAACCCGAAAACATCGTGACCAACGGCGCATTCACCGTTTCAAGTTGGAAGGTCAATGAGAAGATGGTAATGGCGAAAAACGCCCACTACTGGGATGCAGATAATGTCGTACTAGAGAAAATTACTTGGTTACCGATTGGTGATGCTAACGTCGCATTAAATCGCTACCTTGCAGGAGAAATTGATCAAGCACTCTCGATTCCAGCGGCGCAGAAAAACAAACTCCTTAAGAAATACCCAGAACAAGTCGCTGATACCAGTGCCTCTTTAGGATCGACTTTCTACTACTTGAACACACAAAAAGGGCCAACCAAAGATTTACGCGTTCGTCAGGCTTTATCATTTGCGATTGACCGTAACATCATTACCAAAGCGATTGCTAAGAATGGCGGCATCCCAATGTACACTTTGGTACCACCGCAAACCGATGGTTTTAAAACTCATACGCCAACCTTCGCAACTTGGGATCAAGCTAAGCGAGATTCTCAAGCTAAAGCGCTGCTTGCAGACGCGGGGTACAACAAGATCAACCCACTTAAGCTGACCTTCACTGTCCCTACCTTCTCTAAAGATGTGAAGATGGCCACCGCAATGGCTGGTATGTGGAAGAGCAAACTGGGTGCTCAAATCGAAATCAAACAGCTAGAGCCTAAAGTCTTTTACGCACTGAAAGATCCGGGCAACATCAGCCGTGGTGGTTGGACTGCCGACTACAATGAAGCATCCACTTGGTTAGATATCTTTGTCTCAACTGGCGAGTACAACGACTCAAAATACAACAACCCAGAGTATGATCGCTTGATGGCTGAGTCTAAGAGCCTAAGTGACCCTTCCGCTGAATATATTGCCGCAGAGAAGCTTCTTATCGAGGACATGGCGATCATTCCAATGTACCGCAATGGCAATGACCAATACCTGATCAAAGAGTATGTCGGTGGATTCGAGCGCACCAATCCCGAGTCGTCATACTACCGCAAAAATGTTTACGTAAAGGCCCACTAA
- a CDS encoding transcriptional regulator — translation MHLGPEFLLAAIRQKIKDEGLCYSELSEKTGIPLSTIKRQLHNPSLGLDKILLYTTHLNTDLQGLSDIAIQIQRDNEQFLSDEQNALFVEHPYLLDFIYLVTSCNKTPEEIAEEYQLSDTSVRFYLSIAEVLGYIENLGDKIFYRSGRRFIMEEGTALDTMFKRRFEQVSMADETLSQVCHARVRLTAEQRLQLEKEVDQKISEMHAANSANGTGELTNVLLRNIPGQQIFFSDGIPEIDGKLLKEVSSRFRRQ, via the coding sequence ATGCATCTAGGCCCAGAGTTCTTGCTGGCGGCGATTCGCCAGAAAATTAAAGACGAAGGTTTGTGTTACAGCGAATTGTCCGAGAAGACGGGGATACCGCTATCGACAATAAAACGCCAGCTACACAATCCATCGTTGGGCTTAGATAAAATCTTGCTCTATACCACTCACCTCAATACTGATTTACAAGGCTTATCGGATATCGCGATTCAAATTCAACGCGATAACGAACAGTTTTTATCCGACGAACAAAACGCCTTATTTGTTGAGCATCCTTACCTGCTCGACTTCATCTATCTAGTGACTTCTTGCAATAAAACCCCAGAGGAAATCGCTGAGGAGTACCAGTTGTCTGACACCAGCGTACGTTTTTACCTTAGTATTGCAGAAGTGTTGGGCTATATAGAAAATCTCGGAGATAAGATTTTTTATCGTTCTGGACGCCGCTTTATCATGGAAGAAGGCACTGCGCTTGATACCATGTTCAAAAGACGCTTTGAACAAGTATCTATGGCGGATGAAACCCTCTCACAAGTGTGCCATGCTCGCGTGCGATTAACCGCAGAGCAGCGTCTACAGCTCGAAAAAGAAGTCGATCAGAAAATAAGTGAGATGCATGCCGCCAACAGCGCCAATGGAACAGGTGAGCTAACCAATGTTTTACTGCGAAACATTCCCGGGCAACAGATTTTCTTCTCTGACGGCATTCCTGAGATAGATGGAAAGCTGCTTAAAGAGGTCTCTTCCCGATTCCGGCGCCAGTAA
- a CDS encoding GntR family transcriptional regulator, with the protein MSQQPVFKTRTQLVEEAIRSKILKGELKTGQPLRQDALAKEFNVSRIPVREALMQLEAQGLVSFEAHKGATVTELSPDKIDELFELRAVVECHILERAIQNMTDEDLARANEIRERFDDVVSRGDEVEEWSNYNYELHKALYAPANMPETMDVIYNLNTKCDRYIRMQLLFTEGTAKADKEHQALLEMCQNRDIDGAKYMLKKHILEAGAAIRDLLLERNNHQ; encoded by the coding sequence ATGTCGCAACAACCTGTTTTTAAGACTCGAACCCAATTAGTGGAAGAAGCAATCCGCAGCAAAATTCTAAAAGGCGAGTTAAAAACTGGTCAGCCATTACGTCAAGATGCGTTGGCAAAAGAGTTTAATGTCAGTCGAATTCCCGTACGTGAAGCCTTGATGCAGCTTGAGGCGCAAGGGCTAGTGAGCTTCGAAGCCCATAAAGGCGCGACGGTAACCGAGCTGTCACCAGATAAGATTGATGAGCTGTTTGAGCTGCGCGCTGTGGTTGAATGCCACATCTTAGAACGTGCGATTCAAAACATGACAGATGAAGATCTCGCGCGTGCCAATGAGATTCGCGAACGTTTCGATGATGTTGTCAGCCGCGGGGACGAAGTCGAAGAGTGGAGCAATTACAACTATGAGCTTCACAAGGCGCTTTACGCTCCGGCGAACATGCCAGAGACCATGGATGTAATTTACAACCTCAACACCAAGTGTGACCGCTATATTCGCATGCAGCTCCTTTTCACCGAAGGAACGGCAAAGGCAGATAAAGAACATCAGGCGCTACTGGAAATGTGCCAAAACCGCGATATTGACGGCGCTAAGTACATGCTTAAAAAGCATATCCTTGAGGCTGGCGCTGCCATACGCGACTTACTGCTTGAGCGTAATAACCATCAATAG
- a CDS encoding diguanylate cyclase domain-containing protein, with protein sequence MSDRLFGWMTINQMLFVSHLVLVLSIIFGMSYSRYQNDWSTKVEYLADMSASHLAAYNTFFSGSVAGRNYANLLMQSTLDNLKAIPNLKFAEVSGTSDYLKQTVKVRYSIAKSKGWRLDVTAEEAQMLANKLVKLENKLAATPATNAVHIKKLNRLINKLKVDLSVINENLKLRSLPIPTIPENLYDSGYYLDEEAGLLYVQVKLRNNNGGYFRAVVDATSLKQIQRELLVRVLYEALVALVISFLLIYLVTFWLVSPVKALALSMKQDIEKIDQSKIPEIKRADEIGDLARSYSSLITKIKNQLRILHNQTETDPLTGIGSRFKYQKHAAKTVQQALRQGESVYFIMCDIDNFKLFNDSYGHTEGDNALTDVANAMNSLLEPQELGCRLGGEEFVFILSCKAEEKLKDRVDALRTAVQELNIEHSENSPHNVVTVSIGAVPISTALHDVTIEQSDQCIQRAIVKADEQLYMGKEVGRNVVMYSKPLIIE encoded by the coding sequence TTGAGTGACCGTTTATTTGGCTGGATGACAATAAACCAGATGCTGTTTGTTTCGCATCTGGTTCTTGTTTTGTCCATCATTTTTGGTATGTCTTACAGCCGCTATCAAAATGACTGGTCAACAAAAGTTGAGTACCTAGCGGATATGTCTGCCAGTCATCTTGCGGCATATAACACCTTCTTTTCTGGCTCTGTAGCCGGAAGAAACTATGCCAACCTGCTTATGCAGTCGACGTTAGATAACCTCAAAGCAATACCGAACCTAAAGTTTGCTGAAGTTTCAGGTACCAGTGACTACCTAAAGCAAACCGTTAAGGTGAGATACTCGATAGCGAAAAGCAAAGGGTGGCGGCTAGATGTCACTGCAGAAGAGGCTCAAATGTTGGCTAATAAGTTAGTCAAGCTTGAGAACAAATTAGCCGCAACACCAGCCACCAACGCAGTACATATTAAGAAACTTAATCGACTGATTAATAAGCTAAAGGTCGATCTTTCGGTTATCAATGAGAATCTTAAGCTACGCTCACTGCCAATTCCGACCATACCTGAGAATCTATACGACTCGGGTTATTACCTCGATGAGGAAGCGGGACTACTCTATGTTCAGGTTAAGTTACGCAATAACAATGGCGGTTACTTTAGAGCAGTTGTTGATGCCACCTCGCTCAAGCAGATCCAAAGGGAATTGTTAGTTCGAGTATTGTACGAGGCATTGGTTGCGCTAGTTATCTCATTCCTACTGATTTATTTGGTGACTTTTTGGTTGGTCAGCCCGGTCAAAGCTTTAGCGCTGTCAATGAAGCAAGATATTGAAAAGATTGATCAATCAAAAATTCCAGAGATAAAAAGAGCGGATGAAATTGGTGATTTGGCACGCTCTTATTCAAGTTTGATCACCAAGATTAAAAACCAACTGCGGATTTTACATAATCAGACAGAAACCGATCCGCTCACCGGTATTGGATCTCGTTTTAAATATCAGAAACATGCTGCGAAAACAGTACAGCAAGCTTTGCGTCAGGGTGAGTCTGTCTATTTTATTATGTGTGATATCGACAACTTTAAGTTGTTTAACGACTCTTACGGTCACACTGAAGGGGATAACGCCCTCACTGATGTGGCAAATGCGATGAACAGCCTACTTGAGCCACAAGAGTTGGGTTGTCGTTTAGGTGGAGAGGAATTCGTATTCATTCTTTCATGCAAAGCGGAAGAGAAGCTAAAAGACAGAGTCGATGCACTTAGAACCGCCGTTCAAGAGCTCAATATTGAACACAGCGAAAACTCGCCGCATAACGTTGTCACTGTGTCTATCGGAGCTGTTCCGATTTCTACAGCATTGCACGATGTCACTATTGAACAATCAGACCAATGTATCCAACGCGCTATCGTTAAAGCGGATGAGCAACTCTACATGGGTAAAGAAGTGGGTCGCAATGTAGTGATGTATAGCAAGCCATTGATCATTGAATAA
- a CDS encoding nucleoside hydrolase, whose translation MQGLDSKDFLMQPQKRTWIDTDITIDHYNGLIPCDVDDGYALGVLFRSQEVDIVGLSSTLGNTDDIEVTTEIATQFTAKFGPTSLRVSKGSSVFYSEAQDKELPEAVTNLAQELKQGPLTILAIGALTNIALLIQHFPELVENIEEVVCVAGRRNTDQHFVASKRQLRPFRDLNFEVDEAAFNVLLNSDVQLTLIPFEVCDDIWIDFHELREMRNGSSLAEYLEKESRIWALEWAALFGSSQGFIPFDMVAAAYVINPEWFALKQWHTQVQVAPSDTDRGETKEYLVCNEQLTAGKLVNYAVELSPSAEPELFKRLTEQDISSFILGLSHVNIIVEDVDSAAEYYHRVLGFERAIDEQGQKMDYRNVSMAEFNQDAGLSDQDVELDVLFLKHPYASIYLELMRYHKPIGQSEIPPQPRTYDLGGPRHIALEVSNCTAVFRYLKQQEGVAMIDPSDDYHPEKLDGFPISFFYWIDKYGVQWEMEEGRRVGVARGIM comes from the coding sequence ATGCAAGGTCTTGATTCTAAAGACTTCTTAATGCAGCCTCAAAAACGTACATGGATAGATACGGATATCACCATCGACCACTACAATGGGTTAATCCCTTGTGATGTTGATGACGGGTACGCGTTAGGTGTTTTATTCCGCAGTCAAGAAGTCGATATTGTTGGTTTGAGCTCAACGCTTGGTAATACTGATGATATTGAGGTGACGACGGAGATCGCGACTCAATTTACCGCCAAATTTGGGCCAACCAGTTTGAGGGTATCGAAAGGAAGTTCTGTTTTCTATTCTGAAGCGCAAGATAAAGAGTTACCAGAAGCGGTTACAAATCTCGCTCAAGAGTTAAAGCAAGGCCCATTGACCATTCTTGCTATCGGCGCGCTGACCAACATAGCCTTACTTATTCAACACTTTCCTGAGTTGGTTGAGAACATTGAAGAAGTTGTCTGTGTTGCTGGGCGTCGAAATACAGACCAACATTTCGTAGCGAGTAAGAGGCAGTTACGACCTTTCAGAGATCTAAACTTTGAAGTCGACGAGGCGGCGTTTAACGTGCTGCTAAACAGTGACGTACAACTCACGCTTATTCCGTTTGAAGTCTGTGATGATATTTGGATTGATTTCCATGAGTTGAGAGAGATGCGTAACGGCAGTTCATTGGCGGAGTACCTAGAAAAAGAGTCGCGTATTTGGGCTCTTGAATGGGCGGCGCTATTTGGTTCAAGCCAAGGCTTCATTCCTTTCGATATGGTTGCTGCGGCTTATGTGATTAACCCTGAGTGGTTTGCTTTAAAGCAATGGCATACTCAAGTTCAAGTTGCTCCTAGCGACACCGATAGAGGTGAAACCAAGGAGTACCTAGTCTGCAATGAACAGCTAACAGCGGGCAAATTGGTGAACTACGCGGTGGAGTTGTCGCCTAGTGCTGAGCCCGAGCTATTTAAACGCCTGACGGAGCAGGATATCAGTAGTTTTATACTCGGTTTATCTCACGTTAACATCATTGTTGAAGATGTCGACAGTGCAGCAGAGTACTACCACAGAGTGCTTGGTTTTGAGCGTGCGATAGATGAACAAGGCCAGAAGATGGACTATCGCAATGTTTCAATGGCAGAGTTCAATCAAGATGCTGGACTATCAGACCAAGATGTCGAGCTGGATGTGCTTTTCCTCAAACACCCTTATGCTTCGATCTATTTGGAGCTGATGCGTTACCACAAGCCGATAGGTCAATCAGAAATCCCGCCTCAACCAAGAACCTATGACCTAGGTGGCCCGCGACATATTGCTCTTGAAGTCTCGAACTGTACAGCGGTGTTTAGATACCTTAAGCAGCAAGAAGGTGTGGCGATGATTGATCCGTCTGATGATTACCATCCTGAGAAGCTAGATGGTTTCCCGATTTCGTTTTTCTACTGGATTGATAAGTATGGAGTGCAGTGGGAAATGGAAGAAGGGCGCCGCGTCGGTGTCGCTAGAGGAATCATGTAA
- a CDS encoding ABC transporter substrate-binding protein, translating into MNKLVSLLSLPLLSLPVHANVEFLHWWTSDGEQQALSVLEKQLTSHGLTLSPSPVLGGGGDSAMTVLQARALAGNPPSFAQTEGPSIKSWDAIGILHEVNSVAQKHHWDETLYPLAREINKTQNGYVALPLTLHRLNWMWVNHKLLNSLGQPVPKTWQQMFTTMELAKRNGISPLAVGEQPWQIAMLFENLVISMQGVEFYTKAMVELQKESIDSEPLRLALQQLRRISLLVENSLPDTKWDTATRALASDQALFQLGGDWILGELMANNINVPNDVGCYATPESDGVFLFNMDSLIFMASKSFSFSQANRAADILADKDFQRDFNQLKGSIPVREDIDISDFNPCQIQSYQDFQAGITNNKVVPSMIDSMAVNPVAQQAINSAIFRFYRNKDLKPDTVIKRIIAIAESN; encoded by the coding sequence ATGAACAAACTTGTATCACTATTATCCCTCCCTCTTCTCTCGTTACCCGTTCACGCTAACGTCGAATTTCTTCATTGGTGGACATCGGACGGTGAACAGCAGGCACTCAGCGTACTTGAAAAACAACTCACTAGCCACGGCTTAACCCTCTCCCCAAGCCCAGTATTAGGTGGCGGTGGTGACAGCGCAATGACGGTTCTGCAAGCACGCGCCCTAGCGGGAAATCCACCAAGTTTTGCCCAAACTGAAGGGCCGAGTATTAAATCTTGGGATGCGATAGGCATTCTTCATGAGGTCAATTCCGTCGCTCAGAAGCATCACTGGGATGAGACTTTGTACCCACTCGCGAGAGAGATTAATAAAACGCAAAATGGTTACGTAGCCTTACCATTGACCTTGCATCGACTTAATTGGATGTGGGTTAACCATAAGCTTCTTAACTCTCTTGGTCAGCCTGTTCCCAAAACATGGCAGCAAATGTTCACCACTATGGAGCTCGCCAAACGAAATGGTATTAGCCCACTTGCGGTCGGTGAGCAGCCGTGGCAAATCGCCATGTTGTTTGAGAATTTAGTTATCTCAATGCAAGGCGTAGAGTTCTATACCAAAGCCATGGTTGAGCTACAAAAAGAGAGTATCGACAGTGAGCCTTTGAGGCTTGCGCTGCAACAACTAAGACGAATAAGTTTACTGGTAGAAAACTCGCTACCGGACACCAAATGGGACACTGCTACCCGTGCGCTGGCTTCAGACCAAGCTTTGTTCCAACTTGGCGGTGACTGGATATTAGGTGAGTTAATGGCGAACAACATTAATGTACCCAATGATGTCGGTTGTTACGCCACACCAGAAAGTGACGGCGTATTCCTGTTTAACATGGACAGCCTTATCTTTATGGCGAGCAAATCCTTTAGCTTCTCTCAAGCCAATCGTGCTGCTGATATTCTGGCGGACAAAGACTTTCAACGTGACTTCAACCAGTTAAAGGGCTCTATCCCCGTTAGAGAAGATATTGATATTAGTGACTTCAATCCTTGTCAGATACAGTCATATCAGGATTTCCAAGCCGGAATAACCAATAACAAAGTCGTGCCGAGTATGATTGATTCGATGGCGGTTAACCCAGTGGCACAGCAAGCAATAAACTCAGCCATTTTCCGTTTCTATCGCAACAAAGATCTTAAGCCCGATACGGTGATAAAACGCATTATTGCTATCGCAGAAAGCAATTAG
- a CDS encoding ATP-binding protein, with product MKIRALSQSLAFRASAFLLVVILAAQLLSGLIWYQHASERDKQGLSNTVKSLALSASSTISFFQTLPAEYRHLVLNQLRNMGGTRFFVSLNNHRIDVPPIAQSETKTLVVNQVEQVLKSELQGVPNIDVEFTERENLRVFNNELPIDELPLLWAHYSLSFGDLDPPILVMQVEVAENEWFYLAAVLPAPYVNLETSYFELREWLTLCLSALLLLLCTWFIVRREILPIRELAKAATLMSSRLDVPKVKERGSKELKAAVRAFNKMNRRIDSHINDREMLFGAISHDLKTPIACLKLRAEMLEDEIERERFTRIANDLDLMVKGALQCIKDTDIHEEIEPINLNELIQHITTSFPHQADNLTVLGHVDKPLAGKPLAIKRCVQNLVDNALKYGDKAEITLIEETEHVDIRIEDHGQGIEPELFEKLYQPYFRANTEHEGSGLGLTISQSIAKAHGGSLNLSRSQFGGLCATLSFPRDSL from the coding sequence ATGAAAATTAGAGCACTCAGCCAGTCTTTAGCCTTTCGTGCTAGCGCATTCTTGTTAGTGGTGATTCTTGCCGCGCAGCTATTATCTGGACTGATTTGGTATCAGCATGCCAGTGAGCGGGACAAGCAAGGACTCTCCAATACCGTTAAAAGCTTAGCGTTAAGCGCCTCATCAACGATTTCATTTTTCCAGACGCTTCCTGCTGAATATCGCCACTTAGTCCTCAATCAACTGAGAAACATGGGCGGCACGCGCTTTTTTGTCTCTCTCAACAATCACCGTATTGATGTCCCACCGATTGCTCAAAGCGAAACTAAAACACTGGTCGTCAATCAAGTCGAGCAAGTACTCAAAAGCGAGTTACAAGGCGTTCCGAATATCGACGTTGAGTTTACTGAAAGAGAAAACCTGCGTGTGTTTAATAACGAGTTACCCATTGATGAGCTACCACTACTCTGGGCACATTACTCACTCTCGTTTGGGGATTTAGATCCGCCGATTTTAGTGATGCAAGTTGAAGTAGCCGAGAATGAATGGTTTTACCTTGCTGCCGTCCTACCTGCTCCCTATGTGAACCTTGAAACCAGTTATTTCGAGCTTAGAGAATGGTTAACGCTCTGTTTATCTGCCTTGCTACTTTTGCTCTGTACTTGGTTTATCGTACGCCGCGAGATTCTACCGATTCGCGAGCTCGCCAAAGCTGCAACCTTAATGTCGAGCAGGCTCGATGTGCCAAAGGTGAAAGAAAGAGGGAGCAAAGAGTTAAAAGCGGCGGTGAGAGCGTTTAATAAAATGAATCGTAGAATAGATAGCCATATTAATGATCGTGAAATGCTATTTGGCGCGATTTCTCATGATCTCAAAACCCCGATTGCTTGTCTGAAGCTAAGGGCTGAAATGCTTGAGGATGAAATAGAACGAGAGCGCTTTACTCGCATCGCCAACGACCTTGATCTTATGGTCAAAGGTGCCCTTCAATGCATAAAAGACACAGATATCCACGAGGAAATTGAACCTATCAACCTTAATGAGTTGATCCAACATATTACTACTTCATTTCCCCATCAAGCCGATAACCTAACGGTCTTAGGGCATGTTGATAAACCCTTAGCAGGCAAGCCTTTAGCTATCAAACGCTGTGTTCAGAACCTAGTCGACAACGCGCTTAAATATGGTGATAAAGCTGAAATCACTTTGATTGAAGAGACCGAGCATGTCGATATTCGGATTGAAGATCATGGTCAGGGCATAGAGCCAGAGCTATTCGAAAAACTCTACCAACCCTATTTCCGAGCCAACACTGAGCATGAAGGCTCTGGGCTTGGCTTGACCATTTCCCAAAGCATTGCCAAAGCGCATGGCGGCTCTCTCAACTTATCTCGGTCTCAGTTTGGTGGTTTATGCGCTACGTTATCTTTCCCAAGAGATTCGCTATGA
- a CDS encoding response regulator transcription factor: MENKQILVVDDNLELREALSDYLGRAGFEVIGAENGQAMWHLLQSNQPDLIILDIMMPGEDGFTLCQKLRRDSQIPIIMLTAVTEEADRVAGLEMGADDYITKSFSPRELLARIKTILRRSQHTTEAKLTRKVRFDGWLLDTVTRQLTHLDNHSIKQLSGADLSLLGLFINNAQAILSRDDIAREIWGRDADPFERGIDVQISRLRHHLEDKDRSLILTVRNKGYMLTTDVHYEN, encoded by the coding sequence ATGGAAAACAAACAGATACTGGTGGTAGATGATAACTTAGAGCTAAGAGAAGCCCTATCAGACTACCTTGGCCGGGCAGGCTTTGAGGTCATTGGCGCTGAGAATGGTCAAGCGATGTGGCACTTATTGCAATCCAATCAACCAGACTTGATCATTCTCGATATCATGATGCCCGGTGAAGATGGCTTTACCTTGTGCCAAAAACTTCGTCGTGACTCGCAAATTCCAATAATCATGCTCACTGCGGTAACCGAGGAGGCCGATCGCGTTGCCGGGCTAGAAATGGGGGCGGATGACTACATCACCAAATCATTCAGCCCTCGTGAACTGTTAGCACGAATAAAGACTATTCTAAGGCGCAGCCAACACACCACTGAGGCGAAACTTACCCGCAAAGTGAGATTCGATGGGTGGCTACTCGATACCGTCACACGTCAACTGACTCATTTAGACAATCATAGTATCAAACAACTCAGTGGCGCAGATCTCTCCTTGCTTGGTCTGTTCATCAATAATGCTCAAGCTATTTTGTCTCGCGACGATATCGCCCGCGAAATATGGGGCAGAGACGCCGACCCGTTTGAACGAGGAATTGATGTTCAAATCAGTCGTCTACGACACCATCTCGAAGATAAAGATCGCTCTTTGATCTTAACAGTTCGCAACAAAGGCTACATGCTGACAACGGATGTCCACTATGAAAATTAG
- the ptsG gene encoding glucose-specific PTS transporter subunit IIBC, translating into MFGSLFGQLQKIGRSLMLPVAVLPVAGLMLGIGNAGFAFIPESLSKIMLAAGDGVFGNMQLMFAVGVALGLSKGNDGAAALAGLVGLIIMNASLGIVTGLRGFETDATIMGVSTLQTGVFGGVIIGAVAALMYNRFYNIRLPEYLGFFAGKRFVPIVTGLTAIVVGAILAFAWPPVGQMLDAFSHWAAYQNPVLAWAVYGAGERSLLPVGLHHIWNAPFFFEVGSYIDPETGKEITGELTRFFAGDKTAGYLSGGFMYSMWALPAAALAIYHCATPERKKIVGGLMMSAALTSWLTGITEPIEFTFLFVAPVLYIIHIFLTGIAFAITAFLEIKHSTDFAHGAIQFFLYYPMSTNAWMFIIIGPIWACLYYGLFRFLIVKLDLKTPGRETEIVEVKIAGQPDEIAVDVITALGGKANIKSVDACITRLRVSVKDIANVDVEKLKQLGAHDVLVIGDSLQAIFGTQSDTIKSEIHGVLATS; encoded by the coding sequence ATGTTTGGAAGTTTATTTGGACAACTACAAAAAATAGGGCGGTCATTGATGCTGCCAGTGGCGGTGTTACCTGTCGCAGGCCTTATGCTCGGGATAGGTAATGCCGGATTTGCCTTTATCCCAGAATCCTTAAGTAAGATTATGCTGGCGGCGGGCGATGGCGTATTTGGCAATATGCAGCTGATGTTTGCGGTCGGCGTAGCGCTTGGGTTATCTAAAGGTAATGATGGCGCTGCGGCACTCGCTGGCTTAGTCGGGTTAATCATTATGAACGCCTCGCTCGGCATTGTTACTGGGCTTAGAGGTTTTGAAACGGATGCGACCATTATGGGCGTCAGCACTCTGCAAACTGGGGTGTTTGGCGGGGTGATCATTGGTGCCGTTGCCGCTCTGATGTATAACCGTTTCTACAATATTCGTTTACCCGAGTATCTTGGCTTTTTTGCCGGAAAGCGCTTTGTACCGATTGTTACTGGTTTAACTGCCATTGTCGTTGGTGCTATTTTGGCGTTTGCTTGGCCTCCTGTAGGGCAAATGTTAGATGCATTCTCCCATTGGGCCGCTTATCAAAATCCGGTTTTAGCTTGGGCTGTTTATGGAGCAGGTGAGCGCTCACTACTTCCAGTTGGCTTGCACCACATATGGAATGCACCTTTCTTCTTCGAAGTTGGTAGCTACATTGATCCTGAGACAGGCAAAGAGATCACTGGTGAGTTAACTCGCTTCTTCGCTGGAGATAAAACCGCAGGTTATCTCTCAGGTGGCTTTATGTATTCAATGTGGGCGCTACCTGCAGCGGCTTTAGCTATCTACCACTGTGCAACACCAGAGCGTAAGAAAATCGTCGGTGGTTTAATGATGTCAGCGGCGCTAACCTCGTGGCTAACAGGTATTACAGAACCTATCGAATTCACTTTCTTATTTGTTGCGCCAGTGCTGTACATCATTCATATCTTTTTGACCGGTATCGCCTTTGCTATTACTGCGTTCTTGGAGATCAAGCACAGTACTGATTTTGCTCACGGTGCGATTCAGTTCTTCTTGTACTACCCAATGTCGACCAACGCGTGGATGTTTATCATCATAGGTCCGATTTGGGCGTGCCTATACTATGGCTTGTTCCGCTTCTTAATCGTAAAACTGGATCTTAAGACACCGGGGCGTGAGACTGAAATTGTAGAAGTCAAAATTGCGGGTCAACCAGATGAGATTGCGGTTGATGTGATTACCGCTCTCGGTGGTAAAGCGAATATCAAGTCTGTTGATGCGTGTATTACCCGTTTGAGAGTGTCAGTAAAAGATATTGCCAATGTCGATGTGGAAAAGCTCAAGCAGCTGGGTGCTCACGATGTGCTAGTGATAGGTGACAGCCTGCAAGCCATCTTTGGTACTCAGTCAGATACCATTAAGTCTGAAATTCACGGAGTGCTCGCTACCTCCTGA